A single window of Terriglobales bacterium DNA harbors:
- a CDS encoding alpha/beta fold hydrolase codes for MPAAFVPSQSFRPRFGLSGPHRQTIAAALLPRNHRLPRAEERRFTVEEGSEVLCHCHWQPEPRAALTVVLVHGLEGSSESQYILGTAAKAWAAGMNVVRMNQRNCGGSERLTPTLYHSGLSGDVGAVAQALIADGLPRLALAGFSMGGNLVIKLAGEWGNDAPREVVAFAAVCPAMDLAAAADAIHLPENRLYEWNFLWGLTRRVRQKARLFPDRYSLESLRWMRSVREFDDRVTAPYSGFRNADDYYAQSSASRVVDRVARPTLIIHSDDDPFIPLMPLTRTHIRANPNITFLETRRGGHCAFLAPAVGYDGRWAERTIVEFLNQHSAVST; via the coding sequence ATGCCCGCAGCGTTCGTTCCCAGCCAGTCTTTCCGCCCGCGATTCGGCCTGTCCGGTCCGCATCGGCAGACCATCGCGGCGGCGCTGTTGCCGCGGAATCACCGGCTGCCGCGAGCGGAAGAACGCAGGTTCACGGTGGAGGAAGGCTCGGAGGTCCTGTGCCACTGCCACTGGCAGCCGGAGCCGCGCGCGGCGCTCACCGTGGTGTTAGTGCATGGGCTTGAGGGCTCGAGCGAGTCGCAATACATCCTGGGCACAGCGGCCAAGGCGTGGGCCGCAGGGATGAACGTGGTGCGCATGAACCAGCGCAACTGCGGCGGCTCCGAACGGCTGACGCCCACGCTCTATCACTCCGGGCTTTCGGGCGATGTGGGCGCGGTGGCGCAGGCGCTGATCGCCGACGGCCTGCCGCGGCTGGCGCTCGCCGGCTTCTCCATGGGCGGCAATCTGGTGATAAAGCTGGCGGGCGAGTGGGGGAACGACGCCCCGCGCGAAGTTGTGGCCTTCGCTGCCGTGTGCCCCGCTATGGACCTGGCCGCCGCGGCCGACGCCATCCATCTTCCCGAGAACCGGCTGTACGAGTGGAATTTCCTTTGGGGCCTGACGCGGCGTGTGCGCCAGAAGGCGCGCCTTTTCCCCGACCGCTATTCGCTGGAGAGCCTGCGCTGGATGCGCAGTGTGCGTGAGTTCGACGACCGGGTGACGGCGCCTTACAGCGGATTCCGCAACGCCGACGACTATTACGCGCAGTCTTCCGCGTCGCGCGTTGTCGACCGCGTCGCGCGCCCGACGCTGATCATCCACTCCGACGACGATCCCTTCATTCCCCTGATGCCGCTGACACGGACGCACATCCGGGCCAATCCCAACATCACCTTTCTCGAAACTCGCCGCGGCGGGCACTGCGCGTTCCTGGCGCCGGCCGTGGGCTACGACGGCCGCTGGGCGGAGCGGACGATTGTGGAGTTCCTGAACCAGCACTCAGCAGTCAGCACTTAG
- a CDS encoding N-acetylmuramoyl-L-alanine amidase, whose translation MALLITSATSLPASAAARNKAASRQRAQAQFEKAEKSRKALSAKPTAERKKVDYQRAIAAYWQVYRYSPASPRANEALWAMAELKTDMGRIFGDRATLEAAIDQYEFLRREYPGSRYRFEALLREGQIYRHDLADAARARATFEDFLKRYPSHPLAKDAQTELEEMRVEATRPKPTPAPPKQIKPDEPRVMDAAIVEPPPASDTDKERKGRVMVTNIRHWSTPDYTRVAIDLEQEVKYEAGRLGNPDRIFFDLHNARLAPELLNKSLELGADGFLQRVRVGQFQKGITRVVLEVNGVSQYSAFFLPNPYRLVIDVHGSRAAETQVAAKPAASSAPTPGKTTTQEKNKPVTVEIAKAAPPPASPPVAATATPEVSLAKEQEIKATTKPTTAPVYESVAPRAAEKESREARHTKAKPPAETTVALGRPAKPTTSGETSLTRALGLKIGRIVIDAGHGGHDTGTIGRKGLAEKDLTLDLALRLGRLLEDRLGAEVIYTRTEDVFVPLENRTAIANKAQADLFLSIHANSSRDRSARGVETYYLNFTSSPDALEVAARENAVSEASIHELQDLVKKITLTEKIEESREFASAVQQSLAQQAKKNAGMRSRGVKKAPFVVLIGANMPSILAEVSFLSNPSDEKNLNKSEYRQRLAEALFHGVSSYAEGLSGVKLASKSNAAAP comes from the coding sequence ATGGCACTGCTCATCACCTCCGCAACTTCTCTGCCCGCCAGCGCCGCGGCGAGGAACAAAGCTGCCAGCCGGCAGCGCGCACAAGCCCAGTTCGAAAAAGCCGAAAAGTCGCGCAAGGCCTTGAGCGCCAAGCCCACGGCCGAACGCAAGAAAGTGGATTACCAGCGGGCCATCGCGGCGTATTGGCAGGTCTATCGGTACTCGCCGGCCTCCCCTCGTGCCAATGAAGCCCTATGGGCCATGGCCGAGCTCAAGACCGACATGGGGCGCATCTTCGGTGACCGAGCGACGCTGGAAGCCGCCATCGACCAATACGAGTTTCTGCGCCGCGAGTACCCTGGCAGCCGCTACCGGTTCGAGGCGCTGCTGCGCGAGGGCCAGATCTACCGCCATGACCTTGCCGATGCGGCGCGCGCCAGGGCCACTTTCGAGGACTTCCTGAAGCGGTATCCGTCGCATCCCCTGGCCAAAGATGCCCAGACCGAACTGGAGGAGATGCGGGTCGAAGCCACCCGTCCCAAGCCCACGCCGGCGCCGCCGAAACAGATCAAGCCGGATGAACCCAGGGTCATGGACGCCGCAATCGTCGAACCACCGCCCGCTTCCGATACGGACAAGGAACGAAAGGGACGGGTGATGGTGACCAACATCCGGCACTGGTCCACGCCCGACTACACCCGCGTGGCCATCGACCTGGAACAGGAAGTGAAGTACGAAGCCGGCCGCCTGGGGAATCCTGACCGCATCTTCTTCGACCTGCACAACGCCCGCCTGGCGCCCGAGCTTTTGAACAAGTCGCTGGAACTGGGCGCCGATGGATTCCTGCAACGAGTGCGCGTGGGACAGTTCCAGAAGGGCATCACCCGCGTGGTGCTGGAAGTGAACGGGGTCTCACAATATTCCGCCTTCTTCTTGCCCAACCCCTACCGGCTGGTGATCGACGTTCATGGCAGCCGGGCTGCCGAGACCCAGGTTGCGGCCAAGCCGGCGGCGTCTTCAGCGCCCACGCCTGGCAAGACGACAACGCAGGAGAAGAACAAGCCGGTGACGGTGGAGATTGCCAAGGCCGCGCCGCCACCCGCTTCGCCACCCGTCGCTGCCACTGCCACGCCCGAGGTTTCTCTGGCCAAGGAACAGGAGATCAAGGCGACCACCAAGCCCACCACGGCTCCAGTCTACGAGTCGGTGGCTCCCAGAGCTGCCGAGAAAGAGTCCAGGGAAGCCAGGCATACGAAAGCCAAGCCTCCGGCCGAGACCACGGTCGCGCTCGGCCGCCCGGCCAAGCCCACCACTAGCGGGGAAACGTCGCTGACGCGGGCCTTGGGGCTGAAAATCGGCCGAATCGTCATCGATGCCGGACACGGTGGGCACGATACCGGCACCATTGGCCGCAAAGGGCTGGCGGAAAAAGACCTGACGCTTGACCTGGCTCTGCGCCTGGGACGCCTGCTGGAAGACCGCCTGGGCGCCGAAGTCATCTACACGCGGACCGAGGACGTGTTCGTTCCCCTGGAAAACCGCACCGCCATCGCCAACAAAGCCCAGGCTGATTTGTTCCTCTCCATCCACGCCAACTCCAGCCGGGACCGTTCGGCACGCGGTGTCGAGACCTACTATCTGAATTTCACCTCCTCGCCGGACGCGCTGGAGGTGGCGGCGCGCGAGAACGCGGTTTCGGAGGCTTCCATCCACGAACTGCAGGACCTGGTGAAGAAAATCACCCTCACGGAGAAGATCGAGGAATCGCGTGAGTTCGCCTCCGCGGTTCAACAGTCGCTCGCGCAGCAGGCCAAGAAGAACGCCGGCATGCGCAGCCGGGGCGTGAAGAAGGCGCCGTTCGTGGTTCTGATCGGCGCCAACATGCCTTCCATCCTTGCCGAGGTATCGTTCCTCAGCAATCCCAGCGACGAGAAGAACCTGAACAAGTCGGAATACCGCCAGCGTCTGGCCGAAGCGCTGTTTCACGGCGTCTCCAGCTATGCCGAAGGCCTGAGCGGCGTAAAACTGGCCTCCAAGAGCAACGCCGCCGCCCCCTAA
- a CDS encoding FmdB family zinc ribbon protein — MPIFEYICKDCRQHFEAVVYGVQKPECPSCHSGRLEQQLSVFAVGAGRSAASSRPSAAPCGTCGDPRGPGSCALD; from the coding sequence GTGCCCATCTTTGAATACATCTGCAAGGACTGCCGCCAGCATTTTGAAGCCGTGGTCTACGGCGTGCAGAAGCCCGAGTGCCCCTCCTGCCATAGCGGACGACTGGAGCAGCAGCTTTCCGTGTTCGCGGTGGGAGCGGGCAGGAGCGCTGCGAGTTCCCGTCCCAGCGCCGCTCCCTGCGGCACCTGCGGCGATCCCCGCGGACCGGGTTCGTGCGCGTTGGATTGA
- a CDS encoding tetratricopeptide repeat protein has product MERYQRADVLRILRITARQLGSWEKAGLVAVGESYSFFDLLQIKKLRDLSAKRVRPAVIRESLRAMQRQVAGMENPLLEAGTFSTDGRRIVFRHRGRSVEPIAGQFLLDFGTVENVVPAKVKYMRPAETAEEYFARGVALEEDPGMQNQAIEAYEQAIELDPRHAAAHINLGTLHYNRRDYVQAEKHYRAAIASDPRYALAYFDLGNVLDETGRLPEAVETYKRAIQLAANYADAHYNLALAYEKLGQPRKALPHWRTYLRMDSSGPWAVHARAQIHKILENEGLQVVGGKK; this is encoded by the coding sequence TTGGAACGCTATCAGCGAGCAGACGTACTGCGCATCCTGCGCATCACGGCACGGCAGCTCGGGAGCTGGGAGAAAGCCGGGCTGGTGGCTGTGGGCGAAAGCTATTCCTTTTTCGACCTCCTGCAGATCAAGAAGCTGCGCGACTTGAGCGCCAAGCGGGTGCGGCCGGCGGTGATTCGCGAATCGTTGCGCGCCATGCAGCGCCAGGTGGCGGGCATGGAGAATCCGCTGCTCGAGGCGGGAACCTTTTCCACCGACGGCCGCCGCATTGTGTTCCGGCACCGGGGCCGCTCGGTGGAACCCATCGCCGGACAGTTCCTGCTGGATTTCGGAACCGTGGAGAACGTCGTGCCCGCCAAGGTCAAGTACATGCGTCCGGCGGAGACGGCGGAAGAGTACTTCGCCCGCGGCGTTGCCCTCGAGGAAGACCCGGGCATGCAGAACCAGGCCATCGAAGCCTACGAGCAGGCCATCGAGCTCGACCCGAGGCACGCCGCAGCACACATCAACCTGGGCACGCTGCATTACAACCGCCGTGACTACGTACAGGCGGAAAAGCATTACCGCGCGGCCATCGCCTCCGATCCGCGCTATGCCCTGGCCTATTTCGACCTGGGCAACGTGCTGGATGAGACCGGCCGCCTGCCGGAAGCGGTCGAAACCTACAAGCGCGCCATCCAACTGGCGGCCAACTACGCCGACGCCCACTACAACCTGGCCCTGGCCTACGAGAAGCTCGGACAGCCGCGCAAAGCCCTGCCCCACTGGCGCACCTACCTGCGCATGGACAGCTCCGGTCCGTGGGCCGTGCACGCCCGCGCCCAGATCCACAAGATCCTGGAAAACGAAGGGCTGCAGGTGGTGGGCGGCAAGAAGTAG
- a CDS encoding M23 family metallopeptidase yields MRRRFFSLVLPLALLGSGALTYSFREVERVEEQFSREVRLAQEQAARLRAKLVLFRELAVPRGGTFAETLVEAGLERATVAGIVAAASQVYDLRRVRAGSTLAVGESLEGDVRTVRYRIDPEQELRVQRSGDGFRALVEEIPFDTEVTTVTGVIQDSLFNAVTSAGERPELALKLADIFGWDLDFYTDPQPGDTFSVVLERRTARGEWRYGRILAAEYINSGNPYQAVLFRDPAGQAAYYAPDGKSLKKAFLRSPLKFAAPVSSHFSRSRFHPILKRYRPHLGTDYAAPRGTPVQAIGDGRVISAGWMQGGGKTVRLRHANGYETMYLHLSRILVERGANVRQGQVIGLVGATGLATGPHLDFRITQHGQFRNFEALRLPPAEPVAKRDWEEFAAARDRWLAKLPEAHRTVAQRASPVP; encoded by the coding sequence TTGCGCCGTCGATTCTTCTCACTTGTCCTGCCGCTGGCCCTGCTAGGCTCCGGAGCTCTGACCTACAGCTTCCGTGAAGTGGAGAGGGTGGAGGAACAATTCTCGCGCGAAGTGCGCCTGGCCCAGGAACAGGCGGCCCGACTGCGGGCCAAGCTGGTCCTTTTCCGTGAACTGGCTGTCCCCCGCGGCGGCACCTTCGCTGAAACGCTGGTGGAAGCCGGGCTGGAGCGCGCCACCGTCGCCGGTATTGTGGCCGCGGCCAGCCAGGTCTATGACCTGCGCCGCGTGCGCGCCGGAAGCACGCTGGCGGTCGGCGAGTCGCTGGAAGGCGACGTGCGCACCGTGCGCTACCGCATCGACCCGGAGCAAGAGCTGCGCGTGCAGCGTTCGGGCGACGGATTCCGCGCCCTGGTCGAGGAAATCCCGTTCGATACTGAAGTCACGACGGTCACCGGAGTGATCCAGGATTCTCTGTTCAATGCCGTCACCAGTGCCGGGGAGCGTCCGGAGCTGGCCCTCAAGCTGGCCGACATCTTCGGCTGGGACCTCGATTTCTACACCGACCCGCAGCCGGGCGACACCTTCAGCGTCGTGCTGGAGCGCAGGACAGCGCGCGGCGAGTGGCGCTACGGCCGGATCCTGGCGGCCGAGTACATTAACAGCGGCAATCCGTACCAGGCGGTGCTGTTCCGCGATCCCGCCGGACAGGCGGCCTACTACGCGCCCGACGGCAAGTCGCTGAAGAAGGCGTTCCTGCGCTCGCCGTTGAAGTTCGCGGCGCCCGTATCCTCACATTTCAGCCGCAGCCGGTTCCATCCCATCCTCAAGCGCTACCGGCCCCACCTGGGAACCGACTACGCCGCGCCCCGCGGCACACCGGTACAGGCGATCGGCGACGGACGCGTGATCTCCGCCGGCTGGATGCAGGGCGGCGGCAAGACCGTCCGCCTGCGGCACGCGAATGGTTACGAGACCATGTATCTGCACCTTTCTCGCATCCTGGTGGAGCGCGGCGCGAACGTCCGACAGGGCCAGGTGATCGGGCTGGTGGGCGCGACGGGCCTGGCGACCGGGCCGCACTTGGACTTCCGCATCACGCAACATGGCCAGTTCCGCAATTTCGAGGCGTTGCGCCTGCCCCCGGCCGAGCCGGTCGCTAAGCGCGATTGGGAGGAGTTCGCCGCGGCGCGCGACCGCTGGCTGGCGAAGTTACCGGAGGCCCACAGGACGGTGGCGCAAAGAGCTTCGCCCGTCCCCTAG
- a CDS encoding acyl-CoA dehydrogenase codes for MPDAVLTKATPPPLVALTEDEVLFRDNIRQFAEEKIRPLVREMDEKGVFEPDLIRQFFELGLMGIEIPEQYGGGGGTFFEAILAVEEISRVDASAGVIVDVQNTLVNNALLRWGNAEQKQRYLPRQARDTVGAYALSEAGSGSDAFALQCRAELRGNEYVLNGRKLWITNGKEAGLFVLLATVDPAAGYKGITAFLVEKDFPGFSVGKKEDKLGIRASSTTELILEDCRVPKANVLGEVGKGYKIAIETLNEGRIGIGAQMVGVARGAWEYAVKYSQERKQFGKPIAEFQGLQFQLAQMATDIEAARLMVYNAARMKDAGMNFVKEAAMAKLFASQVAERVTSMAVEIYGGYGFTKDYPVEKYWRDSKIGKIYEGTSNMQLQTIAKMVLGK; via the coding sequence ATGCCTGATGCAGTCCTGACCAAGGCGACGCCACCGCCGCTGGTGGCGCTCACCGAAGACGAAGTCCTCTTTCGCGACAATATCCGCCAATTCGCCGAGGAAAAAATCCGCCCGCTGGTGCGGGAGATGGACGAAAAAGGCGTCTTCGAGCCCGACCTCATCCGCCAGTTCTTCGAGCTGGGCCTGATGGGCATCGAGATTCCCGAGCAGTACGGCGGCGGCGGCGGCACCTTCTTCGAGGCCATCCTGGCGGTGGAGGAGATCTCGCGCGTGGACGCTTCCGCCGGGGTCATTGTGGACGTCCAGAACACGCTGGTCAACAACGCCCTGCTTCGCTGGGGCAACGCTGAGCAGAAGCAGCGCTACCTGCCCCGCCAGGCGCGGGACACGGTCGGGGCCTACGCGCTGAGCGAGGCCGGCTCCGGTTCCGACGCTTTCGCCTTGCAGTGCCGCGCCGAGCTGCGCGGCAACGAGTACGTCCTGAACGGGCGCAAGCTGTGGATCACCAACGGCAAGGAAGCCGGCCTGTTTGTGTTGCTGGCGACTGTTGACCCGGCGGCGGGCTACAAGGGCATCACCGCATTCCTGGTAGAAAAGGACTTCCCCGGGTTCAGCGTGGGCAAGAAGGAAGACAAGCTGGGCATACGCGCTTCGTCCACGACCGAACTCATCCTCGAGGACTGCCGCGTGCCCAAAGCCAATGTGCTGGGCGAGGTGGGCAAGGGATACAAGATCGCCATCGAGACGCTGAACGAAGGCCGTATCGGGATCGGCGCCCAGATGGTCGGCGTGGCCCGGGGCGCCTGGGAGTATGCCGTGAAGTATTCGCAGGAGCGCAAGCAGTTCGGCAAACCCATCGCGGAGTTCCAGGGCCTGCAGTTCCAGCTTGCCCAGATGGCCACGGACATCGAGGCGGCGCGCCTGATGGTCTATAACGCCGCCCGCATGAAGGACGCCGGCATGAACTTCGTCAAGGAAGCGGCCATGGCCAAGCTGTTCGCCTCCCAGGTGGCGGAGCGCGTGACGTCGATGGCGGTCGAGATCTACGGCGGCTACGGCTTCACCAAGGACTACCCGGTGGAGAAATACTGGCGCGACTCCAAGATCGGCAAGATCTACGAAGGCACGTCCAACATGCAGTTGCAGACCATCGCCAAGATGGTGCTGGGGAAGTAG
- a CDS encoding PilZ domain-containing protein produces the protein MPTESPDDRRRFERHPIPGDAYAVDESGRELGKVVVAGGGGMAIELAGGMASQDFPAGRKLRITVVEPQTRTSHTLDVRVIYRDGTEVGVEFVGAQSPFSK, from the coding sequence GTGCCGACAGAAAGCCCGGACGACCGCCGCCGGTTCGAGCGCCACCCCATCCCCGGCGACGCCTACGCGGTGGATGAAAGCGGCCGCGAACTGGGCAAGGTCGTAGTGGCGGGGGGCGGTGGCATGGCCATCGAGCTGGCTGGCGGCATGGCCTCCCAGGACTTCCCCGCAGGACGCAAGCTGCGCATCACGGTAGTCGAGCCGCAGACCCGCACCAGCCACACCCTCGATGTCCGGGTGATCTATCGTGACGGCACGGAAGTAGGGGTCGAGTTCGTGGGCGCGCAGAGCCCGTTCTCCAAGTAA
- a CDS encoding DUF6599 family protein, whose protein sequence is MPDLPAIMLRPFFMFVLLAAPAGAVAQIAPLLPDSFAGWQKQAPSQKSTQAQIADPTQPALLAEFGFTDFESARYVRGDRSFDVRAARFRDSSGAYGAFTFYRPPEMQEEQLGDMGGSVDRHVLFYRGNILVTAVLDRLTAMSAAELRALADALPQGTSREGTQAPSLPAYLPHTGAVRNSGRYILGPAGLATSGLPLPAESLDFSSNPEIALARYQTTGGEAMLAVISYPTPQIAAARLKTLEAFGASRPDLRLNTRRSGPLVAVVSGVTPGDAQPLLAAVNYDADITWNENTFLSPRDNIGNLLLAIFVLIGFILLFALVAGVAFGGVRIFVKRLFPGRVFDRPQEMEIIRLNLGEQPKPLAGSGLDDVDRRRVTDFVTSSENRPTS, encoded by the coding sequence ATGCCGGACCTGCCCGCGATCATGCTGCGCCCTTTTTTCATGTTCGTGTTGCTGGCCGCACCCGCCGGTGCCGTCGCGCAGATCGCGCCGCTGCTGCCGGATTCGTTCGCCGGCTGGCAAAAACAGGCCCCTTCACAGAAGAGCACCCAGGCACAGATAGCCGATCCCACGCAGCCGGCGCTGCTGGCCGAATTCGGATTCACGGACTTCGAGTCCGCCCGCTATGTGCGCGGTGACCGCAGCTTCGATGTCCGGGCGGCTCGCTTTCGCGATTCCAGCGGCGCGTATGGCGCCTTTACCTTCTACCGCCCCCCGGAGATGCAGGAGGAACAACTGGGCGATATGGGGGGATCCGTCGACCGGCATGTGCTTTTCTATCGCGGCAACATCCTGGTCACCGCGGTGCTGGACCGGCTGACCGCAATGTCCGCAGCCGAACTGCGCGCGCTGGCCGATGCGCTGCCCCAGGGGACATCGCGTGAAGGAACGCAAGCGCCTTCTCTGCCCGCGTATTTGCCGCACACAGGTGCGGTCAGGAATTCCGGGCGCTACATCCTGGGTCCAGCGGGACTGGCCACGTCGGGTCTCCCGCTGCCGGCCGAAAGCCTCGACTTCAGCTCCAACCCGGAGATTGCGCTGGCGCGTTACCAGACCACGGGCGGAGAAGCCATGCTGGCGGTCATCTCTTACCCCACGCCCCAGATTGCCGCAGCGCGGCTGAAAACGCTGGAAGCGTTCGGGGCCTCGCGTCCGGACCTGCGGCTGAACACCAGGCGCAGCGGGCCGCTGGTCGCGGTGGTCAGCGGCGTCACCCCGGGTGACGCGCAGCCGCTGCTGGCGGCGGTGAACTACGACGCCGACATCACCTGGAACGAGAACACCTTCCTCAGTCCGCGCGACAATATCGGCAATCTGTTGCTGGCCATCTTTGTGCTGATCGGTTTCATTCTGTTGTTCGCCTTGGTGGCCGGCGTGGCCTTCGGCGGCGTACGCATCTTTGTGAAGCGCTTGTTTCCCGGGAGGGTGTTCGACCGGCCACAGGAAATGGAGATCATCCGCCTCAACCTCGGGGAGCAGCCTAAGCCATTGGCCGGAAGCGGGTTAGATGACGTCGACCGGCGCAGAGTGACAGATTTTGTCACTTCTTCGGAAAATCGCCCCACATCTTAA
- a CDS encoding glycosyltransferase family 87 protein — MARPLERMAAWLTERRVRRHAALLGLCLWLVYAFSLSTPGMRDRAGIVKGADFLHFYTLGTLANQGRGADLYDAYAQKAESERLVPDSKGFFFQPVHGPQMALLFAPLARLPYPVAAVLWMSISAVTYGLCCHAVWRRCPQLGQHRGTVVLLAFASPAFFNLIAHGQTSALALGFLTLGYLALEAKRPLLAGLTIGMLIYKPQLGLAAAVVFVFTGQWKVVLGAVAGAAAQLAAGWSYWGSAVMEQYGQTLRMLGAMSSVLEPKLYQMHSLRAFWMLLVPWEAAARWLYFATAGVVLLGVVWVWRTPATLPLRYSGFLLATVLVAPHLTVYDLVILAPAMLLLGNWALSNADHHWSPTMRVLLYLSYALPLLGAVTQVTHLQLSVVAFVGMAWVVVQLSAEERASHKQ, encoded by the coding sequence ATGGCCCGTCCCCTGGAGCGGATGGCTGCGTGGCTCACCGAGCGACGCGTGCGTCGGCACGCGGCTCTGTTGGGCTTGTGCCTGTGGCTCGTGTACGCCTTCAGCCTGTCAACACCGGGGATGCGCGACCGCGCAGGTATCGTCAAGGGCGCCGACTTCCTGCACTTCTATACGCTGGGAACGCTGGCCAACCAGGGGCGCGGTGCGGACCTCTACGACGCTTATGCGCAAAAGGCCGAATCGGAGCGCCTGGTGCCGGACTCCAAGGGCTTCTTCTTCCAGCCCGTGCATGGCCCGCAGATGGCGCTGCTGTTTGCTCCCCTGGCGCGTCTGCCTTATCCGGTGGCCGCTGTTCTCTGGATGTCCATCAGCGCGGTCACCTACGGCCTGTGCTGCCATGCGGTGTGGCGACGCTGCCCGCAACTCGGGCAACACCGAGGAACCGTAGTGCTGCTGGCGTTTGCTTCCCCCGCGTTCTTCAATCTGATTGCCCACGGGCAGACCTCGGCATTGGCATTGGGGTTCCTCACGCTCGGTTATCTGGCGCTCGAAGCAAAGCGACCTCTGCTCGCCGGCCTTACCATCGGCATGCTCATCTACAAGCCGCAGCTCGGACTGGCCGCGGCGGTCGTGTTCGTGTTTACCGGGCAGTGGAAAGTCGTCCTGGGTGCCGTGGCGGGAGCGGCGGCGCAACTGGCCGCCGGCTGGTCGTACTGGGGTTCGGCCGTGATGGAGCAGTACGGGCAGACTCTGCGGATGCTGGGCGCGATGTCCTCGGTGCTCGAGCCGAAGCTCTACCAGATGCACTCTCTGCGGGCGTTCTGGATGCTGCTGGTGCCGTGGGAAGCGGCGGCGCGCTGGTTGTACTTTGCCACCGCGGGCGTGGTGTTGCTGGGCGTGGTGTGGGTGTGGAGAACGCCAGCAACACTACCCTTGCGCTACTCCGGTTTCCTTCTGGCTACGGTGTTGGTGGCGCCGCACCTGACCGTCTATGACCTGGTGATCCTGGCGCCGGCGATGCTTCTGCTGGGGAACTGGGCGCTGTCGAACGCTGACCATCACTGGTCGCCGACGATGCGTGTGCTGCTCTATCTCTCTTATGCGCTGCCCTTGCTGGGTGCGGTGACACAGGTAACGCATCTGCAGCTTTCAGTGGTGGCGTTTGTGGGCATGGCGTGGGTGGTGGTGCAGCTCTCGGCGGAGGAACGGGCCAGCCATAAGCAATAA